A genomic stretch from Aedes albopictus strain Foshan chromosome 2, AalbF5, whole genome shotgun sequence includes:
- the LOC109421536 gene encoding uncharacterized protein LOC109421536 isoform X2, translating to MANNIELNTEDKLEYQFFPVSKGVVNFKVRAPNDAHLALTSGPAESEPMLEVFIGGWKNTKSVIRKNRAKPDVCEVDTPDILNAGEFRGFWVKWMDNVITVGMEGAAAAFLSYENPDAYDINYVGVCTGWGANGSWIIEQNEPEPSAPVAAALVSSNAACWIPAANGEVPPNAVVGGADGEDMYIARAQHEGAIIPGKLVPSHGVAYVAWGGVENPKEEYEVLCDGNGVFVPTSGGEIPPNAIPAGESEDGEPLFIGRVSHEGTMTVGKVQQSHGVCYIPYGGQEMAFAEYEIYVSQ from the exons aactcAACACCGAAGACAAATTGGAGTACCAGTTCTTCCCGGTCAGCAAAGGAGTGGTCAACTTCAAGGTTCGCGCTCCGAACGATGCCCATCTGGCGCTGACCAGCGGCCCAGCAGAATCCGAACCCATGCTGGAGGTGTTCATCGGAGGCTGGAAGAACACCAAATCGGTCATCCGGAAGAACCGCGCCAAGCCGGACGTGTGCGAGGTCGACACTCCGGACATTTTGAACGCGGGCGAGTTCCGGGGATTCTGGGTCAAGTGGATGGATAAT GTAATCACCGTTGGCATGGAGGGAGCCGCCGCTGCATTCCTGTCCTACGAAAATCCGGATGCGTATGACATCAACTACGTCGGCGTGTGCACCGGATGGGGAGCAAATGGATCGTGGATCATTGAACAGAACGAACCGGAACCGTCGGCTCCGGTAGCAGCGGCCCTGGTATCGTCCAATGCGGCTTGCTGGATTCCAGCGGCCAACGGAGAAGTTCCTCCGAATGCTGTCGTCGGAGGAGCGGACGGCGAAGACATGTACATTGCACGTGCCCAGCACGAGGGAGCCATTATTCCGGGCAAGCTGGTTCCTTCGCATGGAGTAGCGTACGTAGCTTGGGGTGGAGTGGAGAACCCCAAAGAGGAATACGAAGTGCTGTGCGATGGAAACGGAGTATTTGTGCCGACCAGCGGTGGAGAAATCCCTCCAAATGCCATTCCAGCGGGCGAAAGTGAAGATGGGGAGCCTCTCTTTATTGGGCGTGTTTCGCACGAGGGCACTATGACGGTTGGCAAGGTCCAACAGTCGCATGGAGTGTGCTACATTCCCTATGGCGGACAGGAGATGGCTTTCGCCGAGTATGAGATCTATGTTAGCCAGTAG
- the LOC109409140 gene encoding uncharacterized protein LOC109409140 isoform X2: protein MVNPFLREPVYWHFGDQTLNREARDARLDRRDRLSGLRWVWACNGAIPDDAISAGGSGSRRYYIGRAHYEGSVTPGRVDIKRKACSIPWGGDEHLRNVYEVLCTPGQFVRVTEENTEKLLLASSAGMSEEGEPLFIGRVEHKGEMIYGKVQRSHGVCYIAHEGKELAFKVYDLFIANVPMRLDCSYWLLNAKDEVPEYATVGGGTASKSLFIGRAKHRGSLTPGSVDPDTWQCHIAWGSDEHRKTYFEYLCRCSGRFVKSQGNHLPIGAVRGGYSEYGEPLFIGRVKMKEGYIVGKVQPSHAVCYIPYRGKEIAYKKYEVLVQTD, encoded by the exons ATGGTGAATCCTT TCCTACGTGAACCAGTCTATTGGCACTTTGGCGACCAAACGCTGAACCGTGAAGCTAGAGATGCTCGCCTGGACCGCCGAGATCGACTGTCCGGGTTGCGCTGGGTGTGGGCCTGCAATGGGGCTATTCCGGACGATGCCATCTCGGCGGGTGGTTCCGGTAGCCGACGATACTACATAGGAAGGGCTCACTACGAGGGATCCGTGACGCCTGGCCGAGTGGACATCAAACGTAAGGCGTGCAGCATTCCCTGGGGCGGAGATGAACATTTGAGGAATGTGTACGAGGTTCTTTGTACGCCGGGGCAGTTTGTGCGAGTGACGGAAGAAAATACTGAAAAGCTTCTGTTGGCCAGTTCGGCCGGTATGTCCGAGGAAGGAGAACCTCTGTTCATTGGGCGGGTCGAGCATAAGGGCGAGATGATATACGGGAAGGTTCAACGTTCGCACGGAGTTTGTTACATAGCTCATGAGGGTAAAGAACTGGCCTTCAAAGTGTACGACTTGTTCATAGCGAATGTACCGATGCGACTCGACTGCTCGTACTGGTTATTGAACGCGAAGGATGAAGTTCCCGAATACGCCACAGTGGGCGGTGGCACAGCAAGTAAATCGCTCTTCATAGGACGCGCGAAGCACCGTGGCTCGCTTACGCCTGGTTCGGTGGACCCCGACACGTGGCAATGTCACATCGCATGGGGTTCGGATGAGCATCGGAAGACATACTTTGAATACTTGTGCCGTTGCAGTGGAAGATTCGTCAAGTCACAAGGCAACCATCTACCGATCGGAGCGGTACGAGGCGGCTATTCGGAATATGGGGAACCACTGTTCATTGGTCGCGTGAAAATGAAGGAAGGCTACATCGTGGGCAAGGTGCAACCATCGCACGCCGTTTGCTATATTCCGTATCGTGGGAAGGAAATAGCCTACAAAAAGTATGAAGTGCTGGTGCAAACGGACTGA
- the LOC109421536 gene encoding uncharacterized protein LOC109421536 isoform X1 translates to MANNIGFASHRRLKEKKQPPTHQPAGFVVDASVAHPPNDAVDDGNQPPQQSVDQHEQNPGAVSNPAIISSPTAESPKSKQETGCVGIVEEKITSRCWFEELNTEDKLEYQFFPVSKGVVNFKVRAPNDAHLALTSGPAESEPMLEVFIGGWKNTKSVIRKNRAKPDVCEVDTPDILNAGEFRGFWVKWMDNVITVGMEGAAAAFLSYENPDAYDINYVGVCTGWGANGSWIIEQNEPEPSAPVAAALVSSNAACWIPAANGEVPPNAVVGGADGEDMYIARAQHEGAIIPGKLVPSHGVAYVAWGGVENPKEEYEVLCDGNGVFVPTSGGEIPPNAIPAGESEDGEPLFIGRVSHEGTMTVGKVQQSHGVCYIPYGGQEMAFAEYEIYVSQ, encoded by the exons GTTTTGCGTCCCATCGTAGGCTTAAGGAAAAGAAACAACCACCAACGCACCAACCTGCTGGCTTCGTAGTAGACGCTTCTGTGGCTCACCCACCAAACGACGCTGTTGATGATGGCAATCAGCCTCCTCAGCAATCGGTTGATCAGCATGAACAAAATCCTGGTGCTGTATCTAACCCGGCCATTATCAGCAGCCCGACTGCTGAAAGTCCGAAAAGTAAGCAAGAAACCGGTTGCGTCGGGATCGTGGAAGAAAAGATCACCAGCCGTTGCTGGTTCGAAG aactcAACACCGAAGACAAATTGGAGTACCAGTTCTTCCCGGTCAGCAAAGGAGTGGTCAACTTCAAGGTTCGCGCTCCGAACGATGCCCATCTGGCGCTGACCAGCGGCCCAGCAGAATCCGAACCCATGCTGGAGGTGTTCATCGGAGGCTGGAAGAACACCAAATCGGTCATCCGGAAGAACCGCGCCAAGCCGGACGTGTGCGAGGTCGACACTCCGGACATTTTGAACGCGGGCGAGTTCCGGGGATTCTGGGTCAAGTGGATGGATAAT GTAATCACCGTTGGCATGGAGGGAGCCGCCGCTGCATTCCTGTCCTACGAAAATCCGGATGCGTATGACATCAACTACGTCGGCGTGTGCACCGGATGGGGAGCAAATGGATCGTGGATCATTGAACAGAACGAACCGGAACCGTCGGCTCCGGTAGCAGCGGCCCTGGTATCGTCCAATGCGGCTTGCTGGATTCCAGCGGCCAACGGAGAAGTTCCTCCGAATGCTGTCGTCGGAGGAGCGGACGGCGAAGACATGTACATTGCACGTGCCCAGCACGAGGGAGCCATTATTCCGGGCAAGCTGGTTCCTTCGCATGGAGTAGCGTACGTAGCTTGGGGTGGAGTGGAGAACCCCAAAGAGGAATACGAAGTGCTGTGCGATGGAAACGGAGTATTTGTGCCGACCAGCGGTGGAGAAATCCCTCCAAATGCCATTCCAGCGGGCGAAAGTGAAGATGGGGAGCCTCTCTTTATTGGGCGTGTTTCGCACGAGGGCACTATGACGGTTGGCAAGGTCCAACAGTCGCATGGAGTGTGCTACATTCCCTATGGCGGACAGGAGATGGCTTTCGCCGAGTATGAGATCTATGTTAGCCAGTAG
- the LOC109421534 gene encoding uncharacterized protein LOC109421534: protein MVHYATLYRDYIPFHADRPYKYHNRRFLERWDRVNGMKWVPASNGEIPPDAVVAGYEGNQTLYVGRAEVNNSIAPGSINPQERACFCPWGGKNHKRHTYEVLCTAGQFVQIDSWNTLVQGTPGGISEQGEPLYIGRNEQKGNLMCGKIQRSYFVCYIPYRTKEVELPVFGSQIFIKTTS, encoded by the exons ATGGTGCATTACG CCACGCTTTATCGGGATTACATACCATTTCATGCGGATCGACCGTACAAATACCACAACCGAAGGTTCCTGGAACGATGGGACCGAGTGAACGGGATGAAGTGGGTGCCAGCGTCAAATGGTGAAATACCACCCGACGCCGTCGTCGCCGGATACGAAGGCAACCAGACGCTGTACGTGGGCCGGGCAGAAGTGAACAATTCCATCGCACCGGGTTCCATCAACCCCCAAGAGCGGGCGTGCTTCTGTCCCTGGGGCGGTAAGAACCACAAGCGGCACACCTACGAAGTGCTCTGCACTGCGGGACAGTTCGTGCAAATCGATAGCTGGAACACGCTGGTGCAGGGAACGCCGGGCGGCATCAGCGAACAAGGCGAACCTTTGTATATTGGTCGAAATGAGCAGAAAGGGAATCTGATGTGCGGCAAAATTCAAAGGTCGTACTTTGTTTGCTACATTCCTTACAGGACAAAGGAAGTGGAGCTACCTGTGTTCGGGAGTCAGATTTTCATCAAGACGACTAGTTAG
- the LOC109409140 gene encoding uncharacterized protein LOC109409140 isoform X1 — protein MVNPLTPPVLREPVYWHFGDQTLNREARDARLDRRDRLSGLRWVWACNGAIPDDAISAGGSGSRRYYIGRAHYEGSVTPGRVDIKRKACSIPWGGDEHLRNVYEVLCTPGQFVRVTEENTEKLLLASSAGMSEEGEPLFIGRVEHKGEMIYGKVQRSHGVCYIAHEGKELAFKVYDLFIANVPMRLDCSYWLLNAKDEVPEYATVGGGTASKSLFIGRAKHRGSLTPGSVDPDTWQCHIAWGSDEHRKTYFEYLCRCSGRFVKSQGNHLPIGAVRGGYSEYGEPLFIGRVKMKEGYIVGKVQPSHAVCYIPYRGKEIAYKKYEVLVQTD, from the exons ATGGTGAATCCTT TGACGCCTCCAGTCCTACGTGAACCAGTCTATTGGCACTTTGGCGACCAAACGCTGAACCGTGAAGCTAGAGATGCTCGCCTGGACCGCCGAGATCGACTGTCCGGGTTGCGCTGGGTGTGGGCCTGCAATGGGGCTATTCCGGACGATGCCATCTCGGCGGGTGGTTCCGGTAGCCGACGATACTACATAGGAAGGGCTCACTACGAGGGATCCGTGACGCCTGGCCGAGTGGACATCAAACGTAAGGCGTGCAGCATTCCCTGGGGCGGAGATGAACATTTGAGGAATGTGTACGAGGTTCTTTGTACGCCGGGGCAGTTTGTGCGAGTGACGGAAGAAAATACTGAAAAGCTTCTGTTGGCCAGTTCGGCCGGTATGTCCGAGGAAGGAGAACCTCTGTTCATTGGGCGGGTCGAGCATAAGGGCGAGATGATATACGGGAAGGTTCAACGTTCGCACGGAGTTTGTTACATAGCTCATGAGGGTAAAGAACTGGCCTTCAAAGTGTACGACTTGTTCATAGCGAATGTACCGATGCGACTCGACTGCTCGTACTGGTTATTGAACGCGAAGGATGAAGTTCCCGAATACGCCACAGTGGGCGGTGGCACAGCAAGTAAATCGCTCTTCATAGGACGCGCGAAGCACCGTGGCTCGCTTACGCCTGGTTCGGTGGACCCCGACACGTGGCAATGTCACATCGCATGGGGTTCGGATGAGCATCGGAAGACATACTTTGAATACTTGTGCCGTTGCAGTGGAAGATTCGTCAAGTCACAAGGCAACCATCTACCGATCGGAGCGGTACGAGGCGGCTATTCGGAATATGGGGAACCACTGTTCATTGGTCGCGTGAAAATGAAGGAAGGCTACATCGTGGGCAAGGTGCAACCATCGCACGCCGTTTGCTATATTCCGTATCGTGGGAAGGAAATAGCCTACAAAAAGTATGAAGTGCTGGTGCAAACGGACTGA
- the LOC109421533 gene encoding cysteine protease ATG4B, with product MDYMLDAYVGYDIGSVEPDDIPKTEDVVWILGKSYNATEDLDTIRRDVQSRLWCTYRRGFVPIGGSQLTTDKGWGCMLRCGQMVLAQALTQLHLGRNWVWTPESNDETYLKIVNRFEDSKAAPFSLHQIALTGESSEEKRVGEWFGPNTVAQVLKKLVKFDDWCDIVIHVALDNTLATDEVLELCVDRSNPDSWKPLLLIIPLRLGLSEINPIYVDGLKKCFELAGNCGMIGGRPNQALYFIGYVADEALYLDPHTVQRSGTIGSKRDPDEKDLDETFHQKYARRINFKGMDPSLAVCFLCATRKDFDDLIRSFNEDLNGGGCQPLFEVTKTRQAPWTPTPTSSTSSRKNSEPNETFNEISATEIQNEEFEEVETRQLDDSDEEFEIIA from the exons ATGGATTACATGTTGGATGCATACGTGGGCTACGACATTGGTTCCGTCGAACCGGATGATATTCCCAAAACCGAAGACGTCGTTTGGATCCTGGGCAAGAGCTACAATGCTACGGAAG ACCTCGACACAATACGCCGAGATGTCCAGAGCCGTCTGTGGTGCACCTACAGAAGGGGCTTCGTACCGATCGGAGGCTCCCAGCTCACCACCGATAAAGGCTGGGGCTGTATGCTGCGCTGTGGTCAGATGGTTCTGGCACAGGCCCTAACCCAGCTGCACCTGGGGCGCAACTGGGTTTGGACACCGGAAAGCAACGACGAAACCTATCTGAAGATTGTGAACCGCTTCGAGGACAGTAAAGCAGCTCCCTTCTCGCTACACCAGATTGCCCTGACGGGAGAGTCTTCTGAGGAGAAACGGGTCGGCGAATGGTTCGGACCGAACACGGTGGCACAGGTTCTCAA GAAATTAGTGAAATTCGACGATTGGTGCGACATAGTGATTCACGTAGCACTCGACAATACTCTCGCCACAGATGAAGTCT TGGAACTCTGCGTGGATAGGTCTAATCCGGACAGCTGGAAGCCACTACTACTCATCATACCACTGCGACTGGGCCTTAGCGAAATCAATCCTATCTACGTCGATGGCCTCAAAAAATGCTTCGAGCTAGCCGGAAACTGCGGGATGATCGGCGGCCGTCCCAACCAAGCGCTCTATTTCATCGGGTACGTGGCCGATGAAGCCCTCTACCTAGATCCGCACACTGTTCAGCGGAGCGGCACGATCGGTTCCAAACGTGACCCGGACGAGAAGGACCTGGACGAAACGTTCCACCAGAAGTACGCCCGGCGGATCAACTTCAAGGGAATGGATCCCTCGCTGGCGGTGTGTTTCCTATGTGCTACCAGAAAAGACTTTGACGATCTGATCCGGAGCTTCAACGAGGATCTCAATGGCGGCGGTTGTCAACCGTTGTTCGAAGTGACCAAAACGAGACAGGCACCGTGGACCCCTACGCCGACGTCGTCGACGTCCTCGCGGAAAAACAGCGAACCGAACGAAACGTTCAACGAAATTTCCGCCACGGAAATTCAGAATGAAG AATTCGAAGAGGTGGAAACCCGACAACTGGACGACTCGGACGAGGAGTTCGAAATCATCGCGTAA